In the Advenella kashmirensis WT001 genome, one interval contains:
- a CDS encoding GntR family transcriptional regulator gives MPLYLQVAKLMRQKIESQQWRFGEQIPTLDNLVAQFEVSRITLRAALNLLEDNGIIRRTRGVGTFVAKDLSEQRWFRLANSFDELVQAVSTLKIRMLPIEPGERAPDPAFGFDGNSASYQRLRRVHYRENTPYCLIDIYLDKTIFDSDPDGFRTAPVVPQLAKRPDISIHQARQIMRITVSDKETASHLNIGVGDPIADVCRVFKDPSDKILYYAHIQYPAQLIQIDTDLLQNDIAHHQY, from the coding sequence ATGCCGCTGTATCTGCAGGTGGCCAAGCTCATGCGCCAGAAGATCGAAAGCCAGCAATGGCGTTTCGGTGAGCAGATTCCTACCCTGGACAATCTGGTGGCGCAGTTCGAGGTATCACGCATCACCTTGCGCGCTGCGCTCAACCTGCTGGAGGACAACGGCATTATCCGGCGCACGCGTGGAGTGGGCACATTTGTTGCCAAGGACCTGTCCGAACAGCGCTGGTTCAGGCTGGCCAACAGTTTTGACGAACTGGTCCAGGCGGTGTCGACATTGAAAATTCGTATGTTGCCCATCGAGCCGGGCGAGCGGGCGCCGGATCCGGCCTTCGGTTTTGATGGTAACAGTGCGTCCTACCAGCGTTTGCGCCGCGTGCATTACCGTGAAAACACGCCTTATTGCCTTATTGATATTTATCTGGACAAGACGATTTTCGACAGCGACCCGGACGGCTTTCGCACCGCGCCGGTAGTACCGCAGTTGGCCAAGCGGCCTGATATCAGCATTCATCAGGCCCGGCAGATCATGCGCATCACCGTATCGGATAAGGAGACGGCGTCGCATTTGAACATTGGGGTGGGTGATCCGATTGCCGATGTCTGCCGTGTCTTCAAGGATCCCTCGGACAAAATCCTGTATTACGCGCATATTCAGTATCCTGCGCAGCTGATTCAGATTGACACCGATCTGCTGCAAAACGATATCGCCCATCACCAGTATTGA
- a CDS encoding ABC transporter permease — translation MYIRVAKTLGATDMEIFLKVMVPMTVPHMLTALRVALGVAWATLVAAELVAAQEGLGAMIQNASAFFDLRAIYVGIISIGAIALLMDVAIRKLSNRLISWQDRAGE, via the coding sequence GTGTATATCCGCGTGGCCAAAACGCTGGGCGCCACGGATATGGAAATTTTCCTCAAAGTCATGGTACCCATGACCGTGCCCCACATGCTGACTGCGCTCAGGGTCGCGCTGGGCGTGGCATGGGCAACCCTGGTCGCGGCTGAACTAGTGGCAGCCCAGGAAGGCCTGGGCGCGATGATACAGAACGCTTCGGCATTCTTTGATTTGCGCGCCATTTACGTGGGGATTATTAGCATTGGCGCAATTGCCCTTTTGATGGATGTGGCCATTCGCAAATTATCGAACCGATTGATCAGTTGGCAGGACCGGGCCGGGGAATAG
- a CDS encoding L-lactate permease yields MSNTALALLAFLPLILAGVLLIGFRMTAKVVMPIVFIVTTVIALTAWQMSVNRVVASALQA; encoded by the coding sequence ATGAGCAACACCGCGCTTGCGCTACTTGCATTTCTGCCGCTGATTCTGGCAGGCGTGCTATTGATCGGATTCAGAATGACCGCCAAAGTGGTCATGCCTATTGTATTCATTGTCACGACCGTGATCGCTCTTACTGCATGGCAGATGAGCGTCAATCGCGTGGTCGCTTCAGCCCTGCAGGCCTGA
- a CDS encoding LysR substrate-binding domain-containing protein produces MLREGYGISILDEHSVTADITAGSLEPVLQQWALPQVGIYAVYPPGRRVSSRAQRFIDFYRGYLNELGTIK; encoded by the coding sequence ATGCTTCGTGAAGGTTATGGCATTTCGATACTGGACGAGCATAGCGTAACCGCAGACATCACGGCAGGCAGCCTTGAGCCCGTCCTGCAGCAGTGGGCGTTACCGCAGGTCGGCATTTATGCGGTGTACCCGCCAGGCCGGCGGGTCTCCTCTCGTGCTCAGCGGTTTATTGACTTCTATCGCGGCTATCTGAACGAACTGGGAACAATAAAGTGA
- a CDS encoding EthD family reductase, producing the protein MIKVSVMYPNTPGARFDHDYYRDKHLPLLKERMGERCRYYTIDRGIAGGTPDAPPTYIGMCHIFCDSAEDFQAGFGPHADEILGDIPNYTDLTPILQLSEVVTDTRS; encoded by the coding sequence ATGATTAAAGTCAGTGTGATGTACCCCAACACCCCAGGCGCGCGCTTTGACCACGATTACTATCGTGACAAGCATTTGCCTTTGCTCAAGGAGCGCATGGGTGAGCGTTGCCGATATTACACCATAGACCGGGGCATCGCCGGTGGCACGCCCGATGCACCCCCTACCTATATCGGTATGTGTCATATCTTCTGTGACAGTGCCGAAGACTTTCAGGCAGGATTCGGACCGCACGCCGACGAAATTCTGGGCGACATCCCCAACTACACAGATCTGACCCCGATACTGCAGCTCAGTGAAGTAGTCACCGATACTCGCAGCTAG
- a CDS encoding metal/formaldehyde-sensitive transcriptional repressor, with protein sequence MAHLHADNEELLKRVRRIAGQVQAIERALQAKADCGKTLHLVAATRGALNGLLEQIIETHAQFHVADPGLSDEQRQAGVNELLKAIRQYSK encoded by the coding sequence ATGGCGCATTTACATGCTGATAACGAGGAATTACTCAAGCGGGTTCGCAGAATTGCCGGACAGGTCCAGGCCATTGAGCGCGCGCTGCAGGCCAAGGCCGATTGTGGCAAGACGTTGCATCTTGTGGCCGCGACGCGCGGCGCCTTAAACGGATTGCTTGAACAGATTATAGAAACGCATGCGCAATTTCATGTTGCTGACCCGGGATTGAGCGATGAGCAGCGCCAGGCGGGCGTGAACGAATTGCTCAAGGCGATTCGCCAGTATTCGAAATAA
- the dmeF gene encoding CDF family Co(II)/Ni(II) efflux transporter DmeF: MYSEHSPHSHAFLGAAHDENARRTLWVVILTFVMMIVEIAAGYLTGSMALLADGFHMATHAGALGIAAGAYAFARRNVDNQRFSFGTGKVGDLAGFASALILAMVALGIAVESVARLLNPTSVAFGEAAIVAIVGLIVNVVSALMLSGGHHHGHAHHSHHHHGAAGDHGHDHAHGHASGGDNNIRAAYIHVLADALTSVLAIVALLAGRYFGWVWLDPAMGVVGSLVIGRWAYSLMKASAAVLLDVTDEHVAQEIRDILAPVPDVNITDLHVWQVGPQARAAIVSVAGNGLTAWQIREQLWPVHEISHLTIECETAPTPSREPSVPEAART, from the coding sequence ATGTATTCGGAACACAGCCCCCATAGCCATGCGTTTCTGGGCGCAGCCCATGATGAGAATGCCAGGCGCACGCTGTGGGTGGTCATCCTGACATTTGTCATGATGATCGTGGAAATTGCGGCCGGCTATCTGACCGGCTCCATGGCCTTGCTGGCTGATGGCTTTCATATGGCCACGCATGCCGGTGCTCTTGGAATTGCGGCGGGCGCATACGCGTTTGCACGGCGCAATGTAGACAACCAGCGTTTCAGCTTCGGAACCGGCAAGGTAGGAGATCTGGCCGGGTTTGCGTCTGCGCTCATTCTTGCCATGGTGGCCCTCGGCATAGCGGTTGAATCAGTCGCCAGATTGTTGAATCCCACCAGCGTTGCATTTGGGGAGGCCGCCATTGTTGCAATTGTCGGCTTGATCGTCAATGTTGTGAGCGCGCTCATGCTGTCGGGCGGCCATCATCACGGACACGCTCATCACAGTCATCACCACCATGGGGCTGCCGGCGACCACGGACACGATCATGCGCACGGACATGCCTCTGGCGGCGACAATAACATTCGGGCTGCCTATATCCATGTGCTGGCCGATGCCCTGACCTCGGTCCTGGCCATTGTAGCCCTGCTGGCAGGCCGTTATTTTGGCTGGGTATGGCTGGATCCGGCGATGGGCGTGGTGGGCTCATTGGTTATCGGCAGATGGGCCTACAGCCTGATGAAGGCCAGTGCTGCCGTGCTGCTGGACGTGACAGACGAACACGTTGCGCAGGAGATTCGCGACATACTGGCGCCGGTACCCGATGTAAATATCACTGACCTGCACGTCTGGCAAGTCGGGCCACAGGCTCGCGCGGCCATTGTCAGCGTGGCGGGTAACGGCCTGACGGCCTGGCAAATACGCGAGCAGTTGTGGCCGGTCCATGAAATATCACATTTGACCATTGAATGCGAGACGGCACCCACGCCGTCCCGCGAACCTTCTGTCCCTGAGGCTGCCCGTACTTAG
- a CDS encoding ABC transporter substrate-binding protein, which yields MKRRTFIKMAAGTAAVALHASPVFAQSSTKVKVGYLHTLAVDGQIWLAEDMGIWKKNGLQMEFIQFQTGLELFQAMSGGSIDVLSTGAVMSNFPARGQGKVFLMNDVEFATAQLWVHPDMGVNSIADLKGKQISTTTGTTAHVFLDNALRKNGLDPKKDVKIINQRMQDAVTAFISKAVPAIALWVPFNIPIRNKVPGAKMLVDASKFYPEAAIMGGWAARNDYYEKNKDVLEKIIRGWAEANDYLIANTDKALAAIQAKHYPQVPLADIKEQYAAQKMFTSAEWAKLYADGSVTKWLQRVSDFFIDFASIPNATPAAQYFDPKLYLNVIKA from the coding sequence ATGAAACGTAGAACTTTTATCAAGATGGCGGCCGGTACGGCAGCCGTTGCGTTACATGCGTCACCCGTTTTCGCCCAGAGCAGCACCAAAGTCAAAGTGGGCTATCTGCATACTTTGGCCGTAGATGGCCAGATTTGGCTGGCCGAGGACATGGGGATCTGGAAAAAGAACGGGCTGCAGATGGAATTCATTCAATTTCAGACCGGCCTGGAACTGTTTCAGGCCATGAGCGGCGGCAGTATTGACGTACTGAGCACCGGCGCCGTCATGTCCAATTTCCCTGCTCGCGGACAAGGCAAAGTATTTTTGATGAACGACGTGGAGTTCGCTACGGCGCAGTTGTGGGTGCACCCCGATATGGGAGTCAACTCGATCGCTGATCTGAAAGGCAAGCAGATATCCACCACCACGGGCACCACCGCCCATGTGTTCCTGGATAATGCCTTGCGCAAAAACGGACTGGACCCCAAGAAGGATGTGAAAATCATCAACCAGCGCATGCAGGATGCTGTGACTGCGTTCATTTCCAAAGCGGTGCCGGCCATTGCCTTGTGGGTGCCGTTCAACATTCCCATACGTAACAAAGTGCCAGGCGCAAAAATGCTGGTGGATGCCTCCAAGTTTTACCCCGAAGCGGCCATCATGGGCGGCTGGGCAGCGCGCAATGATTATTACGAAAAAAACAAGGACGTACTGGAAAAAATTATCCGCGGCTGGGCCGAAGCCAATGACTATCTGATTGCCAATACCGACAAGGCGCTGGCAGCCATTCAGGCAAAGCATTATCCCCAGGTACCCCTGGCAGATATCAAGGAGCAGTATGCGGCTCAGAAAATGTTCACCTCGGCCGAGTGGGCCAAGCTGTATGCAGACGGTTCGGTCACCAAATGGCTGCAGCGCGTCAGCGATTTCTTTATTGATTTTGCCAGCATTCCAAATGCCACACCGGCGGCCCAGTACTTTGATCCCAAACTTTATCTGAACGTGATTAAAGCATGA
- a CDS encoding L-lactate permease, producing the protein MQALIVAWLFGCFIEGASGFGTPAAVAAPLMVVLGFPALAAVVVGMMIQSTPVSFGAVGTPIVVGVSGGVNKAGITEQLVAQGSSWEEYFRLITSEVALTHGVVGILMPLIMVMIMVRAFGANRSWKEGLAIAPFALFVGVCFVVPYMLAGVFLGPEFPSMIGALVGLAIVIPAAKRGFLIPRETWDFPEASQWPKTWIGDIDVKPVETAGKTPISTFNGWLPYILLAVFLVISRTVEPVKQALNAVSFGWSNIMGEDKVSGTLEPLYLPGGILIFVVFITIFLHRMNRNDIQQAVGESCRTILGAGFVLIFTIPMVRILINSGVNAADLVSMPVAMAQFVSDSVGSVYPFFAPAMGALGAFITGSNTASNLMLADFQFNVAQQLGVSTAMMIAVQAVGAAAGNMIAIHNVVAASATVGLLGREGITLRKTIQPTLYYLIFTGVIAMLAFYTFGVTDPLIGK; encoded by the coding sequence GTGCAAGCGCTTATTGTGGCGTGGCTGTTCGGCTGCTTTATTGAAGGCGCTTCGGGCTTTGGCACACCCGCTGCCGTAGCCGCGCCGCTGATGGTTGTCCTGGGTTTTCCCGCGCTGGCAGCCGTTGTGGTCGGTATGATGATACAGTCTACCCCGGTTTCCTTTGGCGCCGTTGGCACCCCGATCGTGGTGGGCGTCTCCGGCGGCGTCAATAAGGCAGGCATTACCGAACAACTGGTCGCGCAAGGCTCCTCATGGGAAGAATACTTCCGCCTGATTACCTCCGAGGTTGCGCTCACGCACGGCGTGGTGGGCATATTGATGCCATTGATCATGGTCATGATCATGGTCAGGGCCTTTGGCGCAAATCGTTCGTGGAAGGAAGGACTTGCCATCGCACCATTTGCCCTGTTCGTGGGTGTGTGTTTTGTGGTTCCCTATATGCTGGCCGGGGTGTTTCTCGGACCTGAGTTTCCTTCAATGATCGGCGCCCTGGTCGGGCTGGCGATCGTCATTCCTGCGGCTAAGCGCGGCTTTCTTATTCCGCGCGAGACATGGGACTTTCCCGAGGCCAGCCAGTGGCCAAAGACCTGGATTGGGGACATCGATGTAAAACCTGTAGAAACTGCGGGAAAGACGCCTATTTCCACATTCAACGGCTGGCTGCCCTATATTCTGCTAGCCGTTTTTCTGGTCATCTCCCGTACGGTTGAGCCCGTCAAGCAGGCGCTCAATGCCGTGAGTTTCGGATGGAGCAATATCATGGGGGAAGACAAGGTTTCAGGTACGCTGGAGCCTCTGTATCTGCCCGGCGGGATTCTCATTTTCGTTGTGTTCATTACGATTTTCCTGCATCGCATGAATCGTAATGATATCCAGCAAGCTGTTGGCGAATCGTGCCGCACCATTCTGGGTGCCGGCTTCGTTCTGATTTTCACCATCCCAATGGTGCGAATTCTGATTAACTCGGGCGTTAATGCAGCGGACCTGGTCTCCATGCCCGTGGCCATGGCGCAATTTGTTTCGGACAGCGTGGGCAGTGTTTACCCCTTCTTCGCACCCGCGATGGGCGCGCTAGGTGCTTTCATCACCGGCTCCAATACTGCGTCCAATCTGATGCTGGCTGACTTCCAGTTCAATGTGGCTCAACAGCTGGGCGTCTCTACCGCAATGATGATTGCAGTGCAGGCAGTGGGGGCTGCTGCCGGCAATATGATCGCCATTCACAACGTCGTGGCCGCCTCGGCAACGGTCGGGCTGCTTGGTCGGGAAGGTATCACCTTGCGCAAAACCATTCAGCCGACGCTGTACTATCTGATCTTTACCGGCGTTATTGCCATGCTGGCTTTCTACACCTTCGGTGTAACCGATCCGCTGATCGGCAAATAA
- a CDS encoding ABC transporter ATP-binding protein — MQTNKERIVFDNVSMQFDTPGGVLEVVRDMSFSVNQGDFISLVGPSGCGKTTLMNMAAGFVKPTRGAVMLDGRPIEQPGPDRGVMFQEYGVFPWLTVEQNIAFGLNLKVSKNLNAADKKEIVDRYLNLMGLADFRKAFPKTLSGGMKQRLALARTYAVRPEFVLMDEPFGALDAQTRSAMHDLLLDVLYAEGKTVMLITHSVEEAVYLSNKVLIISARPSRIREVIDIPFAYPRNRSLQETPEFNALRARIHNSVMQEYAAQEALAKEKRVA, encoded by the coding sequence ATGCAGACAAACAAAGAACGGATTGTTTTCGACAATGTTTCCATGCAGTTTGATACACCGGGTGGTGTACTGGAAGTTGTCCGGGATATGTCCTTTAGCGTCAACCAGGGCGATTTTATTTCACTTGTAGGGCCATCCGGATGCGGCAAGACCACGCTCATGAATATGGCCGCAGGCTTTGTCAAGCCAACCCGCGGCGCGGTCATGCTAGATGGTAGACCGATAGAGCAGCCTGGCCCGGATCGGGGCGTCATGTTCCAGGAGTATGGCGTTTTTCCCTGGCTCACGGTCGAGCAAAATATTGCATTCGGGTTAAACCTGAAAGTGAGCAAGAACCTGAATGCCGCAGACAAGAAAGAAATTGTGGATCGTTATCTGAACCTGATGGGGCTGGCCGATTTTCGCAAGGCATTTCCGAAAACACTGTCGGGCGGCATGAAGCAGCGGCTGGCGCTCGCCCGAACCTATGCGGTGCGTCCCGAATTTGTCCTGATGGACGAACCGTTTGGGGCGCTGGATGCCCAGACCCGCAGCGCAATGCATGATCTGCTGCTGGATGTGCTGTACGCGGAAGGCAAAACGGTGATGCTGATTACGCACTCGGTAGAAGAAGCCGTGTATCTGTCCAATAAGGTGCTGATCATTTCTGCACGCCCTTCACGCATTCGGGAAGTGATCGATATCCCCTTTGCGTACCCTCGCAATCGATCGCTGCAGGAAACACCAGAGTTCAATGCATTACGCGCACGTATCCACAACAGCGTGATGCAGGAATATGCCGCGCAGGAAGCACTGGCAAAGGAAAAACGCGTCGCCTAG
- a CDS encoding substrate-binding domain-containing protein, translated as MPVKFPRRRAMFVTLALSAVLAACGHMPGQSPKNTITVISSGGFASSVEALAPQFEKQSGYHVEIVHGSSMGGAPDSIPARLDRQEPADMVILARKSLDQLVNKGQVVKGSQVDLVRSLIGISVQKGAPKPDISSAEAVKRALLAAPSIAYSASASGTYYEKEMIKKLGIEAQVKAKSKRIVSERVGAVVARGDASLGLQQVSELLPIKGADYVGPLPPALQKATVFSAGVTTHARNQQGANDLIKFLTSPAAVQTIRQNGLEPAFPAQ; from the coding sequence ATGCCTGTCAAATTTCCCCGTCGCCGCGCAATGTTTGTCACGCTTGCACTATCTGCTGTACTGGCCGCTTGCGGCCACATGCCAGGACAATCGCCGAAAAATACGATAACGGTGATCTCTTCCGGCGGCTTTGCCTCTTCGGTCGAAGCGCTTGCCCCGCAATTTGAAAAGCAATCGGGCTATCACGTTGAAATTGTCCATGGCTCGTCCATGGGCGGCGCGCCCGATTCCATTCCGGCCCGACTGGATCGACAGGAACCCGCAGACATGGTCATCCTGGCCCGCAAATCGCTGGATCAGCTTGTCAACAAGGGTCAGGTCGTCAAGGGCAGCCAGGTGGATCTGGTGCGTTCGCTCATCGGTATTTCCGTGCAAAAGGGCGCCCCCAAACCTGATATCAGCAGCGCCGAGGCGGTAAAACGTGCCCTGCTGGCGGCGCCTTCCATCGCCTATTCTGCCAGCGCCAGCGGCACCTATTATGAAAAGGAAATGATCAAGAAGCTGGGAATCGAGGCCCAGGTTAAGGCCAAGAGCAAGCGTATTGTGTCCGAGCGCGTAGGCGCCGTGGTGGCGCGCGGTGATGCTTCTCTAGGCTTGCAGCAAGTCAGTGAGCTATTGCCGATCAAAGGGGCCGATTACGTGGGCCCGCTGCCACCTGCCTTGCAAAAAGCCACCGTCTTTTCTGCCGGGGTGACCACGCATGCGCGCAATCAACAGGGTGCCAATGATCTGATCAAATTCCTGACCTCCCCTGCCGCCGTTCAAACGATACGGCAAAACGGCCTGGAACCGGCCTTCCCGGCACAATAA
- a CDS encoding GMC family oxidoreductase translates to MSEQRPMQHSGAYDYIIVGAGSAGCVLANRLSANPAARVLLLEAGKPNKNFWLHLPVGYFKTIYDTRFSRQFDTEPCEGTAGRNIIWPRGRVLGGSSSINGLLYIRGQHQDYDDWAAKGATGWDYQSVLPFFKRSEGYEHGESQYHGGHGELGVSDLKNDHPYCQAWLAAGQEFGLPFNPDFNGATEFGVGAYQLSMKNGWRSSAATAFLRPVQARANLTVLTQAHVTRILFNGTTATGVQWLQNGTVHQAQADAEVILSAGAVQSPQILQLSGIGPKALLETHGIAVVFDAPEVGENLKDHYQARTIVRLKKKMSLNNDVRNPLKLAAMGLQWAFRHTGPLTVGAGQVGGFAKTEYATDGRSDMQFNVMPLSVDKPGTPLHSYPGFTASASQCRPASRGRLQIRSTDPLAPPAIETRYLSEEIDRQTLAAGLQMLRDIYSQPAFRDLIDTEVLPGSDHQSREGMIAFARECGGTVFHAVGTCRMGSDPRAVVDPMLKVQGVQHLRVIDASVMPDMISANTNAASIMIGEKGADLILNAKG, encoded by the coding sequence ATGAGTGAACAACGGCCGATGCAGCATTCGGGTGCCTACGATTATATTATCGTGGGAGCCGGTTCGGCCGGCTGCGTGCTGGCCAATCGCCTGTCAGCCAATCCAGCCGCTCGCGTACTGTTGCTCGAAGCGGGTAAGCCAAACAAAAATTTCTGGCTGCACCTGCCGGTCGGCTATTTCAAAACCATTTACGACACCCGTTTTTCCCGCCAGTTCGATACCGAGCCGTGTGAAGGCACGGCGGGCAGAAACATCATCTGGCCGCGCGGCCGGGTGCTGGGCGGATCCAGCTCTATCAACGGCCTGCTGTATATTCGAGGCCAGCATCAGGACTATGATGACTGGGCCGCCAAGGGTGCCACGGGCTGGGATTATCAATCGGTATTACCCTTCTTCAAACGCTCCGAGGGCTACGAACATGGGGAAAGTCAATATCACGGGGGCCATGGCGAATTGGGTGTATCCGATCTGAAAAATGACCATCCGTATTGTCAGGCGTGGCTGGCTGCCGGGCAGGAGTTCGGGCTGCCCTTCAATCCCGACTTCAATGGCGCCACCGAATTCGGCGTGGGCGCCTATCAGTTGAGCATGAAAAACGGTTGGCGCTCCAGCGCGGCTACCGCGTTTCTGCGACCGGTGCAGGCCCGTGCCAACCTTACCGTGCTGACCCAAGCGCATGTGACCCGTATCCTGTTCAACGGCACAACCGCTACCGGTGTGCAATGGCTGCAAAACGGAACCGTCCATCAGGCACAGGCGGATGCCGAAGTCATTCTGTCTGCCGGTGCCGTGCAATCTCCGCAAATATTGCAACTGTCGGGGATCGGGCCAAAAGCGCTGCTGGAAACGCATGGTATTGCAGTGGTCTTTGATGCGCCTGAAGTGGGCGAAAACCTGAAAGACCACTACCAGGCGCGCACGATTGTTCGCCTGAAAAAGAAAATGTCGCTCAATAATGACGTTCGCAATCCGCTGAAGCTGGCTGCCATGGGCCTGCAGTGGGCATTCAGGCACACCGGCCCGCTTACCGTAGGGGCGGGACAGGTCGGCGGATTCGCAAAAACAGAATACGCGACCGACGGTCGATCAGATATGCAGTTTAACGTGATGCCCTTATCGGTAGACAAACCCGGCACTCCGTTGCATTCTTACCCCGGCTTTACCGCCTCTGCCTCGCAGTGCCGACCGGCATCACGAGGCAGGCTGCAAATCCGCAGCACCGATCCATTGGCCCCGCCCGCTATTGAAACCCGTTATCTGAGTGAAGAGATTGATCGCCAGACGCTGGCCGCAGGGCTGCAAATGCTGCGGGACATCTATAGCCAGCCGGCCTTTCGCGATCTGATCGATACCGAAGTGCTGCCTGGCAGCGATCACCAATCGCGCGAAGGCATGATTGCATTTGCACGCGAATGCGGCGGCACGGTGTTTCATGCCGTTGGCACCTGCCGCATGGGCTCGGACCCACGTGCAGTGGTCGACCCCATGCTCAAGGTCCAGGGTGTGCAGCATCTGCGCGTTATTGATGCATCTGTCATGCCCGACATGATTTCGGCCAATACCAATGCGGCTTCGATCATGATCGGCGAAAAAGGCGCAGATCTGATTCTGAACGCAAAAGGCTAG
- a CDS encoding LysR family transcriptional regulator, whose product MNTAVGIDLNALAIFCMVARLRGFTAAATQLGMTKAKVSIQISRLEKHLGTPLFTRTTRQVNLTDAGRRLFEQCEPMLDQLQETLDQLGEDRTTLSGTLRLSSTVDHSILSLASAVAIFARRHPDLHIDLRSSDRVQDLISEGIDASIRVGWLRDSSMRAIKLGSMRQFVVGSPAYLRKAKPIQTPADLADHPWICLSLLPAPLTWTFEHPNNANATIHVRSRIRSIHPAHCAPCFVKVMAFRYWTSIA is encoded by the coding sequence ATGAACACTGCTGTCGGCATTGATTTGAATGCACTCGCCATTTTCTGCATGGTGGCTCGCTTGCGCGGGTTCACGGCGGCAGCCACGCAGTTAGGCATGACCAAAGCCAAAGTCAGCATACAGATCAGCCGCCTTGAAAAGCATCTGGGTACCCCCCTGTTCACACGCACTACACGCCAGGTCAACCTGACCGATGCCGGCAGAAGACTGTTCGAACAATGTGAACCCATGCTGGACCAGTTACAGGAAACGCTGGATCAATTGGGGGAAGACAGAACAACACTATCGGGCACCTTGCGACTGAGTTCAACGGTTGATCACTCCATCCTGTCGCTGGCCAGCGCAGTGGCGATTTTCGCCCGACGCCATCCTGACCTGCATATCGACCTGCGCTCAAGCGATCGCGTCCAGGACCTGATCAGCGAAGGCATTGACGCCTCGATTCGGGTGGGCTGGTTGCGTGACTCGTCCATGCGCGCCATCAAGCTGGGCAGCATGCGTCAGTTCGTGGTCGGCTCCCCGGCCTATTTACGCAAGGCCAAACCCATCCAGACGCCTGCCGATCTTGCTGATCACCCCTGGATTTGCCTATCCTTGCTGCCCGCGCCACTTACCTGGACGTTCGAGCATCCCAATAATGCGAACGCTACCATACACGTCAGGTCCCGCATCCGGTCGATTCACCCGGCGCACTGCGCGCCATGCTTCGTGAAGGTTATGGCATTTCGATACTGGACGAGCATAGCGTAA
- a CDS encoding ABC transporter permease: protein MAKATSSSNRPGNLAWSFFPFICLIAVWMLVHASGWISPALLPSPLEVLQTFWTHLTQGGLLVNMAMSIQRVVGGLLLGMLLAVPIGFLIGWYKPIRRFVDPLVNFFRACRLSRLFHL from the coding sequence ATGGCAAAAGCCACAAGTAGCAGCAACCGACCGGGTAATCTGGCCTGGTCCTTTTTTCCCTTTATCTGCCTGATCGCAGTCTGGATGCTGGTGCACGCGTCGGGCTGGATCAGTCCGGCCTTGCTGCCTTCGCCACTGGAAGTGCTGCAAACGTTCTGGACACACCTGACCCAGGGAGGCCTGCTGGTGAATATGGCCATGTCCATCCAGCGCGTGGTGGGCGGATTGCTGCTGGGTATGTTGCTGGCCGTGCCCATTGGCTTTCTGATCGGCTGGTACAAGCCCATACGGCGTTTTGTCGACCCGCTGGTCAATTTCTTCCGCGCCTGCCGCCTATCGCGCTTATTCCACTTGTGA